In the Candidatus Cloacimonas acidaminovorans str. Evry genome, one interval contains:
- the mutL gene encoding DNA mismatch repair endonuclease MutL yields the protein MPNIHILAEDVRNKIAAGEVIERPASVVKELVENAIDAGADSIIVAIENGGKDLIRVIDNGCGMNADDAMLAFERHSTSKIKTVEDITHIGSLGFRGEALPSIASVSKLHLVTRTAEEEMATIVEYANGKLNNVTKTSANIGTAVTVRGLFKDLPARRKFLKTAPVEARHIIKYIHYQALVYPQISFRLVIDDKEKLNYIACPERKQRIEEVFGSGFFADDVIPVEGKYNDYSVSGYIFGLEDRADKLIDAQYTFINGRYIFDKTVRHSIKAAYEPFILKTRAWQKGTTPPYILFLEIPPEQIDVNVHPAKLEVRFRENNLVHSLVLETLTKALRNYEDQKFASARSKFQGGGKGEKVTSLERDIFVKNIEVPRFSAYKKEFGNLFQDDLFRSEQSSTSPKDMPIFNPAQEENAEQEIFPDQPNDQLKYDILLKNEEDYINPWQFHNTYIFIQVEDGLVIIDQHAAHERIIYEKLIQRSEGAPAVRQKLIIPLVIDIPPYISTEIKDLVEENMELLEKVGFTLKQFSGNSLVIEEIPAELTDFASGQVFIEILKQLEQEMEITTDFRECLAKSIACKSAIKANHKLTRKEMLNLINQLFACQTPYFCPHGRPLMLKIPVTDFEKKFKRTL from the coding sequence GTGCCTAATATCCATATTTTGGCAGAAGATGTCCGTAATAAAATTGCTGCAGGAGAAGTAATTGAACGCCCTGCTTCAGTGGTTAAAGAACTGGTAGAAAATGCTATTGATGCCGGTGCTGATAGTATAATTGTAGCTATAGAAAACGGCGGTAAAGATTTGATCAGGGTTATAGATAACGGCTGCGGAATGAATGCTGATGATGCAATGCTGGCTTTTGAACGCCATTCTACCAGCAAAATAAAGACGGTGGAAGATATTACCCATATCGGTTCCCTGGGTTTTAGAGGTGAAGCATTACCCTCAATTGCCTCTGTTTCCAAATTACATTTGGTTACCAGAACTGCTGAGGAAGAAATGGCTACGATTGTAGAATATGCTAACGGCAAATTAAATAATGTAACTAAGACCTCTGCCAACATCGGAACTGCTGTAACTGTGCGCGGATTATTCAAAGACCTTCCGGCAAGAAGGAAATTTTTAAAAACGGCACCAGTGGAAGCCAGGCACATTATTAAATATATTCATTATCAAGCATTGGTTTATCCTCAAATCAGTTTTCGGTTGGTGATAGACGATAAGGAAAAGCTGAATTACATTGCCTGTCCAGAAAGAAAACAGCGTATTGAAGAGGTCTTTGGTAGTGGTTTTTTTGCAGATGATGTTATTCCCGTAGAAGGAAAATATAACGATTATTCCGTAAGCGGTTATATCTTTGGCTTGGAAGATAGAGCAGATAAACTGATTGATGCACAATACACTTTTATCAACGGACGCTATATTTTTGATAAGACAGTGCGTCACAGCATTAAAGCCGCCTATGAACCCTTTATCTTAAAAACCCGCGCCTGGCAAAAAGGAACTACACCTCCCTATATTCTTTTTTTGGAAATTCCCCCGGAACAAATTGATGTGAATGTTCATCCTGCCAAACTGGAAGTTCGTTTTCGGGAAAATAATCTGGTGCATTCTTTGGTTTTGGAAACGCTTACCAAAGCACTCCGCAATTATGAAGACCAAAAGTTCGCCAGTGCACGCAGTAAATTTCAAGGGGGAGGAAAAGGAGAAAAAGTAACTTCCCTGGAACGCGATATCTTTGTTAAAAATATAGAAGTTCCGCGTTTTTCCGCCTACAAAAAGGAATTCGGAAATCTCTTTCAGGATGACCTTTTTCGTAGTGAGCAAAGTTCTACTTCCCCAAAAGATATGCCCATTTTTAACCCTGCTCAAGAAGAAAACGCAGAGCAGGAGATTTTTCCTGACCAGCCCAATGATCAACTGAAATACGATATCCTGCTGAAAAATGAAGAGGACTATATCAATCCCTGGCAGTTTCACAATACCTATATTTTTATCCAGGTGGAAGATGGCTTGGTGATTATTGACCAGCATGCAGCTCACGAAAGAATAATTTATGAGAAATTGATTCAACGCAGTGAAGGAGCTCCTGCTGTGCGTCAAAAACTTATTATTCCCTTAGTTATTGACATCCCACCCTATATTTCTACCGAGATTAAAGACCTGGTGGAAGAAAATATGGAACTTTTGGAAAAAGTGGGTTTCACCCTTAAACAATTTAGTGGAAACTCACTGGTAATAGAAGAAATTCCAGCTGAATTGACTGATTTTGCCAGCGGTCAGGTCTTTATTGAAATTTTAAAGCAACTGGAACAGGAAATGGAAATTACTACTGATTTCAGAGAGTGCCTGGCAAAGTCAATTGCCTGTAAATCCGCTATAAAAGCCAATCATAAACTTACCCGCAAAGAAATGCTGAATTTAATCAATCAGCTTTTTGCCTGTCAAACACCCTATTTCTGTCCTCATGGCAGACCTCTGATGCTAAAAATTCCGGTAACCGACTTTGAGAAAAAGTTCAAACGCACTTTATGA
- a CDS encoding endonuclease/exonuclease/phosphatase family protein — protein sequence MKNGKTVIIVIIALLALVSCGKNTVLNPDANDPTAINFGTSNTLDVITWNLRNFPEGTDLTTLKEMISALNAEVIAFQEIMDYNAFMDLAEDIPYYAACVYSATDTYRLAYLYDTRSVTLNNQYTIFENDSNPFPRPPYILDITWNNSNYFIINNHFKAYGDNYIDESDSWDEEMRRRLACQKLDNYISTSLSDKKVIVLGDLNDQIAEPEDYNVFLSFLNKPEEYYFADMPIALSPTYSNVSYPSSLSHIDHILITNELFEDFENAGSYCRTILAENWMLSWNTYSSTISDHRPVGIRISK from the coding sequence ATGAAAAACGGAAAAACTGTAATAATTGTAATAATAGCGTTGTTGGCGTTGGTCTCCTGCGGGAAAAACACAGTTCTGAATCCTGATGCTAATGATCCTACCGCAATCAATTTCGGAACTTCAAACACGCTGGATGTAATTACCTGGAATTTAAGAAACTTTCCGGAAGGGACGGATTTAACTACTCTTAAAGAAATGATTTCCGCTTTGAATGCGGAAGTTATAGCATTTCAGGAAATTATGGATTATAATGCCTTTATGGATTTGGCGGAAGATATTCCCTATTATGCTGCATGTGTTTATTCTGCCACGGATACTTATCGTCTTGCCTATTTGTATGATACAAGGTCAGTTACCCTTAATAATCAATACACTATTTTTGAGAATGACAGCAATCCTTTTCCGCGTCCACCATACATTTTGGATATAACCTGGAATAACAGTAACTATTTTATTATAAACAATCACTTTAAGGCATACGGAGATAATTATATTGACGAAAGTGACAGCTGGGACGAAGAAATGCGTCGTCGTCTTGCCTGTCAGAAACTGGATAACTATATTTCTACCTCTCTATCGGATAAAAAAGTGATTGTTTTGGGTGATTTGAACGATCAGATTGCCGAACCGGAGGACTATAATGTTTTCCTTAGTTTTCTGAATAAACCAGAGGAATATTACTTTGCCGATATGCCGATTGCTCTTTCTCCAACCTATTCCAATGTTTCTTATCCAAGTTCACTCAGCCATATAGACCATATTTTGATTACCAATGAACTTTTTGAGGATTTTGAAAATGCAGGAAGTTATTGTAGAACAATTTTGGCAGAGAACTGGATGCTGAGCTGGAATACCTATTCTTCTACAATTTCAGATCATAGACCCGTGGGGATTCGTATTTCCAAATAG
- a CDS encoding nucleoside kinase — protein sequence MILDIRINGIKHTLLKLDRPCSLADIMKRTNIDQSSILAIKINHREYVNEDYIPDRETLIDFITYLHPEGYRIYQDSVIFIMAKALHTLMGTAHSLVVEHSIADGVFCEVFNTQNFTEADCSRLKTAMQNIVDSDLPIEKIMVKTEEALDIFSAMGRNDVLKNLKYHYQENVEIYRCGKYYDCFVHPLVERTGKVKTFDIVYRSPGFILRFPSRDEKMEIKPFELPYKLFAQHQEHDKWLDILRVHNIIDINKLIDNYEISEFIQVEEALHEKKIAEIAADIVTKQDVKLILIAGPSSSGKTTFAKRLGVQLQACKAKPVVIGMDDYFLPRDKTPRKPDGEYDFESIYAMDLEYLNMQMNQLLEGEQIELPRYDFTRGLRRHSNNFVKLAPNSIIIMEGIHGLNETLTSSIAASRKVKIYVSALNQLNIDNHNRISTTDCRLLRRIIRDHRYRGYSAEETIMRWQDVREGEDKNIFPYQENADYMFNSSLTYEIGVIRKHAWKLLLGVSPSSSAYMEAKRLSGLIANCKDIADSLVPYNSIIREFTDGSIFRY from the coding sequence ATGATTTTAGACATTCGCATAAACGGAATCAAACACACTTTGCTGAAACTGGATAGACCCTGTTCACTGGCAGATATAATGAAAAGAACGAATATAGATCAATCCAGTATATTAGCCATTAAAATTAATCATCGGGAATATGTCAATGAAGATTACATCCCAGACAGGGAAACATTGATAGATTTTATTACCTATCTTCATCCCGAGGGCTATAGAATTTATCAGGATAGCGTTATTTTTATTATGGCTAAAGCATTGCATACTTTGATGGGAACAGCGCACTCTCTGGTAGTTGAACATTCCATTGCCGACGGTGTTTTCTGTGAGGTTTTCAACACGCAAAATTTTACGGAAGCGGATTGCAGTCGCCTCAAAACAGCAATGCAGAATATTGTGGATAGCGATTTGCCGATTGAAAAAATTATGGTTAAAACCGAAGAAGCATTGGATATCTTTAGTGCTATGGGTCGCAATGATGTGCTTAAAAATTTGAAATATCACTATCAGGAAAATGTGGAAATTTATCGTTGCGGAAAATATTACGATTGTTTCGTTCATCCTTTGGTGGAAAGAACAGGAAAAGTAAAGACCTTTGATATTGTTTATCGCTCTCCTGGCTTTATTTTACGCTTTCCCAGCCGGGATGAAAAGATGGAAATAAAACCCTTTGAACTTCCGTATAAACTCTTTGCCCAGCATCAGGAACACGATAAATGGCTGGATATTTTACGCGTCCATAACATTATAGATATCAATAAATTGATTGATAATTACGAAATTTCGGAATTTATTCAGGTGGAAGAAGCATTGCACGAGAAAAAAATAGCCGAAATTGCTGCCGATATAGTTACCAAACAGGATGTGAAACTGATTTTGATAGCGGGTCCTTCCTCTTCCGGCAAAACCACTTTTGCCAAAAGATTGGGAGTTCAGCTTCAGGCATGTAAAGCCAAACCGGTAGTTATTGGAATGGATGATTACTTTTTGCCCCGGGATAAAACTCCTCGCAAACCCGATGGTGAATACGATTTTGAGTCCATTTATGCTATGGACCTGGAATATTTGAATATGCAAATGAACCAATTGCTGGAAGGCGAACAGATTGAATTGCCCCGCTATGATTTTACCAGAGGCCTGCGTCGTCACAGCAATAATTTCGTAAAACTTGCCCCTAACAGCATAATTATTATGGAAGGTATTCACGGTTTGAATGAAACATTAACTTCTTCCATTGCTGCCAGCAGGAAAGTGAAAATTTATGTTAGCGCTCTTAATCAATTGAATATAGATAATCATAACCGTATTTCTACAACCGATTGCAGATTGCTCCGCAGAATTATTCGCGACCATCGTTATAGAGGTTATAGCGCGGAAGAAACAATAATGCGCTGGCAGGATGTGCGCGAAGGTGAAGATAAAAACATTTTTCCCTATCAGGAAAATGCGGATTATATGTTCAATAGCAGTTTAACTTACGAGATTGGAGTAATTCGTAAACATGCCTGGAAATTGCTTTTAGGCGTTTCTCCTTCCTCTTCTGCCTATATGGAAGCCAAGCGTCTTTCCGGTTTAATTGCCAATTGTAAAGATATTGCCGATTCCCTGGTGCCCTATAATTCTATTATCAGAGAATTTACGGACGGCAGTATCTTCCGTTATTGA
- a CDS encoding C25 family cysteine peptidase, protein MKQYIIILILLACSLLTATTLQTFYTNGSTLQAHFEGLRQEPVLPEEMDVEDSESANSAVITKTLAFPFEEADLQISAMVWNVFDAEGNYLYNEQRHLENAVSLVQGFTFREMRGYTIRIETQITENNIIRTLKELNFSLIGSYPLQIPAFLSPAFIDAYKALADNFQDSYLRDIPFSRPKMLIITHSQLTNYQQDYIAWKKSIGFDVYTANKSDIGSTVQDIKNFIANHYQTYKCDYLFLWGDVNGTYAIPTNFIVSPEYPTENDADDNYYTMLEGDDYFPEMIAGRFSFADASEFITMINKTIAYEKTPFMTDTNWMKRALAVAGNYAEGGLRPTTPIYMSKWLRDKMLNFGYTQVDTVFCPPTYPGTTSIQQSINQGVQFISYRGWGDANGWHYPSFHIPDLTNTFNGAKMPIVYSIVCNTGDFANTVNPNFGEKWMRMGTMSNPGGCVAFVGPSDLHTKTRFNNSIASGAFRSIMDWDVRSFGSSVLMGKIELYKNFPNDLAPNQYVAFYFHVFNILSDPSLNMWVLVPNQIPETVIASGLTFQQSDSHIRINAPNLNSGIVSGTKDGINFSYAPIENGYAILPIDPNVEGNLTITVSKKNYVPLVKQLTLQPDATIGIVSNNLANTILAPNESYSLGLQLKNFSSQAYNNITVNLACNHSAIMIDNPNATITSLNPEATGSVNFLFITTGAIKPGAIIDFTVTLNNPSVTCLFQLVAGGAKIQVINYEGVLEIGQANNITFTVTNLGNFTMEDIVLQIQALTPAAIAQNNPIALGSLAPNEVKQFTATITLMNDVFPGNNIPLRFDATNAEGYSYFSFYAITAGTPGTDAPTGPDEYGYFAYDSTDLGYPSTPIYEWIELDPEGGNLLGNVFLCKDDSVKTVPLPFTFRFYGVDYDSVTMSSNGWISFIPTDQSDFYNCYIPAALGPYAMVAGYWDDLKGMKTGEDESGNPIFANMRIIYWYDSANNRYLIEWNKAYNQYTIDLGPNASMEKFQIILYPKLEQDGDIIIQYHTVDNPGITTNYCTVGIEDHNQLRGLTYTHANTYPVTATPLTPGLAIKFTTTWPDNYVANEDETLPVPVCNLHNYPNPFNPVTTISFTAQQKGFATLNIYNLKGQLIKTLLKDNILSGEHKLIWDGKDNQGNNVASGVYLYKLNMNGSSQIKKMLLLK, encoded by the coding sequence ATGAAGCAATATATAATAATCCTGATTCTGCTTGCCTGCAGTTTGTTAACAGCTACAACACTGCAGACCTTTTATACTAATGGTTCTACTTTACAGGCACATTTTGAGGGCTTGAGACAAGAGCCGGTTTTGCCTGAAGAAATGGATGTTGAAGATAGTGAATCTGCTAATAGCGCTGTTATCACTAAAACTCTTGCCTTTCCTTTTGAAGAAGCGGATTTGCAAATTTCGGCTATGGTCTGGAATGTTTTTGATGCGGAAGGCAATTATTTATATAATGAACAAAGGCATTTAGAAAACGCTGTTTCTCTTGTGCAGGGTTTCACTTTTAGAGAAATGCGCGGTTATACGATTCGGATAGAAACTCAAATAACAGAAAACAATATTATCCGGACTTTAAAGGAACTCAATTTTTCCTTAATCGGCTCTTATCCGCTTCAAATTCCTGCCTTTCTTTCCCCCGCTTTTATTGATGCCTACAAAGCTTTAGCGGATAATTTTCAAGATTCCTATTTAAGGGATATACCCTTCAGCCGTCCTAAAATGCTGATTATAACTCACAGCCAATTAACAAACTATCAACAGGACTATATTGCCTGGAAAAAATCAATCGGTTTTGATGTTTATACGGCAAATAAATCAGATATCGGTTCCACCGTTCAGGACATCAAGAATTTCATCGCCAATCATTATCAGACCTATAAATGCGACTATCTTTTCCTGTGGGGTGATGTGAATGGAACTTATGCCATTCCTACGAATTTTATAGTTTCTCCTGAATATCCTACAGAAAACGATGCGGATGATAATTATTACACAATGCTGGAAGGAGATGATTACTTTCCGGAAATGATTGCGGGCAGATTTTCCTTTGCCGATGCCAGCGAATTTATTACAATGATAAATAAAACCATTGCTTACGAAAAAACCCCTTTTATGACAGATACCAATTGGATGAAAAGAGCTCTTGCCGTTGCCGGAAATTATGCTGAAGGAGGTTTAAGACCTACTACTCCTATATATATGTCTAAATGGTTGAGAGATAAAATGCTTAATTTTGGCTATACTCAAGTTGATACTGTTTTTTGTCCTCCAACTTATCCTGGAACAACCAGTATTCAACAGTCCATCAATCAAGGTGTCCAATTTATCAGTTATCGTGGTTGGGGTGATGCTAACGGTTGGCATTATCCTTCTTTTCACATTCCCGATTTGACCAATACTTTTAACGGTGCTAAAATGCCGATTGTGTATTCCATTGTTTGTAATACAGGTGATTTTGCCAATACTGTAAACCCGAATTTCGGTGAAAAATGGATGCGTATGGGAACGATGTCCAATCCGGGAGGTTGTGTTGCTTTTGTGGGTCCTTCCGATTTACATACTAAAACCCGATTTAATAATTCTATTGCCAGTGGAGCTTTTCGCAGTATTATGGATTGGGATGTGCGTAGTTTCGGTTCCAGTGTTTTGATGGGTAAAATTGAACTCTACAAGAACTTCCCTAATGACCTTGCCCCCAATCAGTATGTTGCTTTTTACTTTCATGTGTTTAACATTTTAAGTGATCCCAGTTTAAATATGTGGGTTTTAGTGCCCAATCAGATTCCAGAAACCGTAATTGCCAGTGGACTTACTTTTCAGCAAAGTGACAGTCATATCAGAATAAATGCCCCTAACTTGAATAGCGGTATAGTATCCGGAACCAAAGACGGCATCAACTTCAGTTATGCTCCTATTGAAAATGGTTATGCTATTTTGCCTATAGACCCCAATGTGGAAGGCAATTTAACCATAACCGTCAGCAAAAAGAATTATGTTCCTTTAGTGAAGCAACTAACTTTGCAACCGGATGCCACTATCGGTATTGTTTCTAATAATTTAGCTAATACTATTCTGGCTCCGAATGAATCATATTCCCTTGGCTTACAGCTAAAAAATTTCTCCAGCCAGGCGTATAATAATATAACTGTTAATCTTGCCTGTAATCATTCAGCTATTATGATTGATAATCCTAATGCTACTATCACTTCTCTGAATCCAGAAGCAACTGGGTCTGTAAATTTCCTTTTTATTACCACCGGAGCTATTAAACCCGGTGCAATAATTGATTTTACCGTTACTTTGAATAATCCTTCCGTTACTTGTTTGTTTCAGTTAGTTGCCGGTGGAGCTAAAATTCAGGTAATCAATTATGAAGGTGTTTTAGAAATAGGACAGGCAAATAATATTACTTTCACGGTTACCAATCTGGGCAATTTTACGATGGAAGATATTGTTTTACAAATACAAGCACTTACACCTGCTGCCATTGCTCAAAACAACCCTATTGCTCTTGGTTCTCTGGCTCCCAATGAAGTTAAACAGTTTACAGCAACAATAACTTTGATGAATGATGTCTTCCCCGGAAATAATATCCCTCTGCGTTTTGATGCCACTAATGCAGAGGGCTACAGTTACTTTAGTTTTTATGCAATTACAGCTGGCACTCCTGGAACTGATGCTCCTACAGGACCTGATGAATATGGTTATTTTGCTTATGATTCTACCGATCTCGGTTATCCTTCAACTCCCATTTATGAATGGATTGAGCTTGATCCTGAAGGAGGCAACCTATTGGGTAATGTCTTCTTATGTAAGGATGATTCTGTGAAAACGGTTCCTCTGCCTTTCACTTTCCGTTTTTACGGTGTTGATTATGATAGCGTTACAATGTCTTCCAACGGTTGGATTTCTTTTATTCCTACGGATCAATCCGATTTCTATAATTGTTACATTCCTGCTGCTTTAGGTCCTTATGCTATGGTTGCTGGTTATTGGGATGACCTTAAAGGAATGAAAACAGGTGAGGATGAATCAGGTAATCCTATTTTTGCTAATATGCGTATTATCTATTGGTATGATTCCGCCAATAATCGTTATCTCATTGAATGGAACAAAGCATACAATCAATATACTATAGATTTGGGTCCCAATGCTTCTATGGAAAAATTCCAGATTATCCTCTATCCTAAACTGGAACAAGATGGCGATATTATAATCCAATATCATACGGTTGATAATCCTGGAATAACTACCAACTATTGCACTGTGGGAATTGAAGACCATAATCAATTACGCGGTTTAACTTACACCCATGCCAATACTTATCCTGTAACGGCAACTCCTTTGACTCCAGGTTTAGCTATTAAATTCACTACTACCTGGCCTGATAATTATGTAGCCAATGAAGATGAGACCTTGCCTGTTCCCGTATGTAACTTACATAACTATCCCAATCCTTTCAATCCGGTTACAACGATATCCTTTACCGCGCAACAAAAAGGGTTTGCTACCCTCAATATTTATAACTTGAAAGGACAGCTAATTAAAACCCTGCTAAAGGATAATATTTTATCCGGTGAACATAAACTGATTTGGGACGGAAAAGATAATCAGGGAAATAATGTTGCCTCCGGGGTTTATCTCTATAAACTGAATATGAATGGCAGTTCCCAAATCAAAAAGATGCTGCTGCTGAAATAG
- a CDS encoding YitT family protein translates to MLKNTKKQHLQREIGRLVGIVFASFFFAMGYSWFLLPYNMAPGGVGGISQILYYFLGIPNGVSMIILNIPLFIISFIFIGKSFGSKSLYGMFVSSIMTDLLSFPALHKMGIISDLKPYTHILNGHKIYAMLAPEDILLSAIAGSVLLGLGLGLIFRFRGSTGGTDIPVALIKQKANLSIGTGYFIVETGIILLVAITFKAPKLLIWGYVNLFITTKITDLASEGLPYIKGAYIISDAVEEIRLQIFTKLERGVTYLNGVSGFHQRDIKILFVVLNRRQVPLLTDIVKDADPDAFMIIMDVYDVLGYGFKSRSLNLSE, encoded by the coding sequence ATGCTAAAGAATACTAAAAAACAGCATCTGCAAAGAGAAATAGGACGCTTGGTAGGAATCGTCTTTGCTTCCTTTTTTTTCGCTATGGGTTATTCCTGGTTTTTATTACCCTATAATATGGCTCCTGGAGGGGTAGGAGGTATATCACAGATTTTATATTACTTTTTGGGAATTCCCAATGGTGTTTCTATGATTATTTTGAATATTCCATTGTTTATCATTAGTTTTATCTTTATCGGCAAATCCTTCGGTAGCAAAAGCTTGTATGGTATGTTTGTAAGTTCAATTATGACCGACCTTTTAAGTTTTCCTGCTTTACATAAAATGGGAATTATTTCCGATTTAAAGCCCTATACACATATTCTTAACGGTCATAAAATCTACGCTATGCTTGCTCCGGAAGATATACTTTTAAGTGCAATTGCCGGTAGTGTATTATTGGGATTGGGTTTAGGACTGATTTTTCGTTTTCGTGGTTCCACAGGAGGAACAGATATTCCTGTAGCACTCATTAAACAAAAAGCAAATCTTTCTATTGGAACGGGATACTTTATTGTGGAAACAGGAATTATCCTGCTGGTAGCTATTACCTTTAAAGCACCTAAACTTCTTATCTGGGGTTATGTAAATCTATTTATTACAACTAAAATAACCGATTTAGCAAGTGAAGGTTTACCTTATATTAAAGGTGCTTATATCATTTCCGATGCCGTGGAGGAAATTCGCCTGCAAATATTTACTAAACTGGAACGCGGAGTTACCTATCTCAATGGAGTTAGCGGTTTTCATCAGAGAGATATAAAAATACTTTTCGTGGTGTTGAACCGTCGTCAAGTGCCTTTGCTTACAGATATAGTAAAAGACGCTGATCCTGATGCTTTTATGATTATTATGGATGTGTATGATGTTCTGGGATATGGCTTTAAGTCACGCAGTTTAAATTTGAGTGAGTGA
- a CDS encoding peptidylprolyl isomerase yields MQIIAKVFEFEISEQELERECAKVSLAEREKCLEGALKRLIDRCLLLYKAMESGIKISDTEYENAIWELLDEEDPLKLWSTSLEQLTPQEMEKLLKQRLMINKYINSIFPQNIPITNAKIKEFYDEQKEFFLKPEQVRCSHILIRNDNEEAKAKAEQIRREIHNADDFTYFCQKYSDCPSNNVCGDLGWFPRGKMIPEIEEVAFSLTVGEISQPFLSPYGYHILMKTGQSEKEYIPFEDIKDSLYARLQQIEREYKLLRHLAELRKQYASQIVIYNANYLH; encoded by the coding sequence ATGCAAATAATAGCCAAAGTGTTTGAATTTGAAATAAGCGAGCAAGAACTGGAACGCGAATGTGCTAAAGTAAGTTTGGCAGAACGCGAAAAATGTCTGGAAGGTGCTCTTAAACGCTTGATTGATAGATGCCTTTTGCTTTATAAAGCAATGGAAAGCGGCATTAAAATTAGCGATACCGAATACGAAAATGCTATATGGGAACTTCTGGATGAAGAAGACCCTTTAAAACTCTGGAGCACTTCTTTAGAACAACTCACACCCCAGGAGATGGAAAAGCTTTTGAAACAGCGGTTGATGATTAACAAATACATCAATTCTATCTTCCCGCAAAATATCCCCATCACCAATGCCAAAATTAAAGAGTTTTATGATGAACAAAAGGAATTTTTCCTGAAACCGGAACAGGTGCGTTGCTCTCATATTCTTATTCGTAATGATAATGAAGAAGCAAAAGCCAAAGCGGAACAAATTCGTCGGGAAATTCATAATGCTGATGACTTTACCTATTTTTGCCAAAAGTATTCCGATTGCCCAAGTAACAATGTTTGTGGCGATTTGGGTTGGTTTCCCCGGGGCAAAATGATTCCCGAAATTGAAGAAGTTGCTTTTTCTCTTACAGTGGGTGAAATCAGCCAACCTTTCCTGTCTCCTTACGGTTATCACATTTTAATGAAAACAGGGCAAAGCGAAAAGGAATACATCCCTTTTGAAGATATTAAGGATTCGCTTTATGCCCGCTTACAACAAATTGAGAGAGAATACAAGTTGCTCAGGCATTTGGCTGAATTACGCAAACAATATGCATCCCAAATTGTAATTTATAATGCAAATTATTTGCACTAA
- the miaA gene encoding tRNA (adenosine(37)-N6)-dimethylallyltransferase MiaA, with amino-acid sequence MIPVITIEGATASGKSALAIVLAEALNTEIISADSRQVYCYLDIGTAKVTKEEQKRVKHHLIDIINPDETYNAGAFVKDASLIIEKLHSEGKIPIICGGTGLYIKALLKGLFSLPPLPQEIRQNLKQRLKEEGLAALYAELKSLDPRFAEKISENDTQRILRGLEVAIGTGIPLSEHWQKQKSSCKYNAFRILIDIPRPELYQRINQRIEKMLAQGLLAEIENLFALGYDENSPGLNCLGYKEFLPYFKKEAGLEECILLAAQHQRNYAKRQVTWYRKGNFDLVISPSGITTF; translated from the coding sequence ATGATTCCCGTTATCACTATTGAAGGAGCAACGGCTTCCGGAAAATCCGCATTGGCTATTGTTTTGGCAGAAGCATTAAACACAGAAATTATTTCTGCCGATTCCCGTCAGGTTTACTGCTATCTGGATATCGGAACTGCCAAAGTAACCAAAGAAGAACAAAAAAGAGTTAAACATCATTTAATTGATATTATAAATCCCGATGAGACATATAATGCCGGGGCTTTTGTTAAAGATGCCTCTCTGATAATTGAAAAACTGCATTCCGAGGGTAAAATTCCTATTATTTGCGGGGGCACGGGCTTATATATAAAAGCTCTCTTAAAAGGGCTTTTTTCACTTCCTCCCCTGCCTCAGGAAATCAGACAAAATTTGAAACAACGCCTTAAAGAAGAAGGACTTGCAGCTTTATATGCAGAATTGAAAAGTTTAGACCCTCGTTTTGCGGAGAAAATAAGCGAAAATGATACCCAAAGAATCTTGAGAGGATTGGAAGTTGCAATTGGGACGGGAATTCCCCTTTCCGAACATTGGCAAAAACAAAAGAGCAGCTGTAAATATAATGCTTTTCGTATTTTAATTGATATTCCCCGTCCGGAACTTTACCAGCGCATCAATCAGCGCATAGAAAAAATGCTTGCTCAAGGTTTGCTGGCTGAAATTGAAAACCTTTTTGCCTTAGGTTACGATGAAAATTCACCAGGTCTCAATTGTCTCGGTTATAAAGAATTTCTGCCATACTTCAAAAAAGAGGCAGGTTTGGAGGAATGTATTCTGTTGGCTGCTCAGCATCAACGCAATTATGCCAAAAGACAGGTTACCTGGTATCGGAAAGGCAATTTTGATTTAGTTATTTCTCCGTCTGGAATTACTACTTTTTAA